The region ATGACCATCCGCCGTGACATCGCGGCGCTCGCCGAGCTCGGCGTCCTCTCCCGGGTGCACGGCGGCGCCGTCGCCCGCACCGGGAGCGCCACGGAGCCCGCGTTCACCGAGAAGGCGACGCGGGCGGGGGCGCAGAAGACGGCGATCGCGCGCGCCGTCGCCGACCTCGTCCCCGCGGGCACCTCGCTGGGCCTCACGGCCGGGACCACGACGGCGGCCGTCGCCACCGCCCTGACGCGCCTGCCCCACGTCGCGACGCTCAGCGTGCTGACCAACTCCCCGCCCGCCGCCGACATCCTCTTCGCCCAGCCCCACGCGCCGACGCTCGTGGTGACGGGCGGCGAGCCGACGCCGTCGGCCGCGCTGGTGGGGCCGGTGGCCGCGTCGGTGTGCTCGACGTTCCACCTCGACACCCTCGTGCTCGGCGTCTCCGGCATGGACGCCGCGGCGGGGCTCACCTCCCCCACGCTCGCCGAGGCCGACACGCTGGCGGCCTTCCTGCGCGCGAGCTCCCGGGTGGTCGTCGCGGCCGACTCCAGCAAGTGGGGCACCACCGCCCTGCGCACCATCGCCGGCTGGGACGCCGTCGACGTCCTCGTGACCGACGACGGCCTGCCGGCCGACGCCCTCGAGCACCTGCGCGACGTCGTCGACGTCCGCCTCGCCACCACCCCGGAAGGACCCCGATGACGACGCCCCCGACTGCAGCCACCCCGCCGTCCTGGCTGCCCGCCTGGACGCTCGAGCAGGGCCGCGAGCTCGTCACCACGCTGTTCGGCGCGACGTTCGACGGCGCGCCCGCCGGCACCTTCTCCGCACCGGGGCGCGTCAACCTCATCGGCGAGCACACCGACTACAACGGCGGCCTCGCGCTGCCGATCGCGCTCGAGCACCGCACGCACGTCGCGCTGCGACTGCGCGAGGACTCGCGCGTCCGCCTCGTCTCGGCACAGGGCGACGGCGTGTGGGAGGCCGACCTCGAGGCCGTCGCGCCGGGCGCCGTGACCGGGTGGGGCGCCTACCTCGCCGGGGTCGCGTGGGCGCTGCGGCAGGCGGGCCACGACGTGCCGGGGTTCGAGGCCGCCGTCGACTCGTGCGTGCCGTTCGGCGCCGGGCTCTCCTCCTCCGCGGCGCTCGAGGCGTCGCTCGCGATCGGGCTGGACGCGCTGCTCGACCTCGGCCTCGGCGCCGACGACGCGGGCCGCTCCGCCCTGGCCGCCGTCTGCGTGAGGGCCGAGAACGAGATCGCCGGCGCGGCGACCGGCGGGATGGACCAGGCGGCCTCGCTGCGCGCCCGCGACGGCTACGCGCTCGCCCTGGACTGCCTCGACGGGTCGGTCAGTCACGAGCCGTTCGTGCCCGCCGGGTGCGAGCTGTTGGTGATCGACACGCGCGCGCCGCACAGCCTCAACGACGGCCAGTACGCCTCGCGACGCGCGACCTGCGACGCGGCGGCGGCCGCCCTGGGCGTGCCGACCCTGCGCCACTGGCTGGACGCCGCACCCGACGCGGCTTCCGCCGTCGCCGACGCGCAGGCCCGGCTGGACGACGACGTCGCGCGCCGCCGCGTGCGACACGTGCTCACCGAGATCGACCGCACCCGGCTCGCGCACGAGGCGATGCGCGCGGGCGACTGGAGCGCGTTCGGCACGCTGATGGACGCCTCGCACGAGTCGCTGCGCGTCGACTACGAGGTCACGGTGCCCGAGCTCGACGTCGCGGTGGGCGTCGCGCGCGAGGCCGGCGCCCTCGGCGCCCGGATGACGGGCGGCGGGTTCGGCGGGTCGGCGATCGCGCTGGTCCCGGGCGGGACGAGCGACGCCGTCGCCGCCGCCGTGGTCGCGGCCTACGCCGAGCGTGGCTTCGCGGCACCGGCTTTCCTCACCTCGCGCGCGGCCGGCCCCGCCGCCTGAGCATCACGCTCCGGTCTCGATCCGGCGGGGCGGGGCCCGCGGCGACCCCCGAGTGGCTAGGGTGAGTGCCACTCGGGGGTTACCAGGTAAGGAGACGACGATGACGCGTGCGACGACGGGCCGGATCGCGGCGGTGGCAGCGGCGATGGCGCTGGGCCTGGTGGCCTGCGGGTCCGACGACGGGGGCTCGGGCGGGGGCGGTGAGCTCACCTACGAGGACTCCCCTCTCATGCCGTACTTCACCGCCGGTGACTCCGAGGAGTTCGACCAGGAGGCGATGAGCGCGCAGTACGAGGAGGAGTCCGCGCGCGTGGAGCAGCTCACCGCCGAGTGCATGGCGGGGCAGGGCTTCGAGTACACGCCGCAGGACTTCTCCGGCCAGATCTCGTTCGGGCCCGAGATGGACGAGGACTTCGACCCGATCGAGAACGCGCGCCAGAACGGGTACGGGTTCAACGCCCCGCAGGACCCGGAGCAGGACGAGTGGGTCGACGCCAACGCCGACTACGTCGAGTCGATGTCCGAGTCCGAGCGGGACGCCTACTACGAGGCGCTCTACGGTCCGAGCGTCGAGATGGACGCCGAGGCCGAGATGGAGACCGAGTGGGACTGGAGCACGGCCGGCTGCTCCGGCGAGGCGCAGCACCAGGTCTACGAGGTCGAGAGCGACCAGGCGGGGACGAACGACGTCTACTCCGACCCCCGGTGGGAGGAGCTCATGACCGCGATGTCCACCACCTACGAGGACGTGCAGAACCACCCCGACATGGTCGCGCTGAACGAAGAGTGGGCCTCGTGCATGGCCGACGCCGGCCACAGCGGGTTCGCGTCCTCCCAGGAGGCGCAGGAGAGCATCATGGACGCCCAGAACGCCTTCTGGGAGGAGAACGCCGACGACCCGGAGTACATGGGCCCCTCCGAGGCCGAGACCGCCGAGCTCCGCGAGCGCGAGATCGAGCTCGCCACGGCGGACTACACCTGCCAGGACGAGACCGACTACAACGACCGTCAGCTGCGCGCGCAGTTCGCCGTCGAGCAGGAGTTCGTCGACGAGAACAAGGCCGAGCTGGAGGCGTTCGCCGAGGCCCTCGCGGCGGCCGGGCAGTGAGGTTCCCCGGTCGGCGCGACCGGTCGGGCCGGGCGGGCGAGCAGCCGGTCGGCGACGGTCCCGGTGAGCAGGACGGTCGCGGTGCGCAGGAGGCCGGGCTCGCCCCGGACGCCGCAGGGACCGACCCGGGGGCTCCCACCGGGGAGATCGACCTCTCGGAGGTCGGGCGCCCCGAGCCCGAGCCGGCGCACCGCCGCCGCGCCGCCGCAGGGACCCGCACCCCGCTGAACCGCACCGTCTGGGTGATCGCGGCGGTCGCCGTCGTCGCCCTGGGTGCCGGCATGGTGCTGCAGCGGTTCGTCGTCTCGCCCGCGCAGGCCGCGGCCGACACGGCTCCGCCCGAACCCGGCCTCGTGACGGTGCCCGTCGAGCGCCGCGCGCTGTCCAGCGACGTCGTCGCCCGGGGCGACGCGCGCTACGACGACGCCGTGGAGGTCACGATCGAGACCTCCGACCTCGGCGGCCCCGCCGTCGTGACCGGCGCCGTCCCCGACGTCGGGGCGCAGGTCGACGCCGGCTCCGTCGTTCTGGAGATCGCCGGGCGGCCCGTCGTGGCCCTGCCCGGCGCGTTCCCCGTCTACCGCACGATCCGGGCCGGCGCGACGGGCCCCGACGTGCTGCAGCTGCGCGACGCGCTCAACTCCCTCGGGCTCGAGGCCGGTGACGGCGAGACGTACGACGGCGCGATGGCCGGCGCCGTCGAGCGCCTCTACGCCCGCGCGGGGTATCCCGTCCCCGACCCGCCCGAGGGGGCGGCGGAGGCGCTGGAGTCCGCCGAGCTGCAGGTCCGGTCAGCGACGGCGGGCCTCGAGACGGCGCGCGCCGCCGTGACCACCGCCGGCGCCGGTGCCCCGCGCTCGGAGCGCATCGGCCTGGACAACGCCGTCGCCGAGGCCGAGCGCCAGCTCGAGGACGCGCGGGCGTGCGCGGCGGCACCGGCACCGACCGACCCGGAGACGGGGGCGGCCCTGCCCCGCGAGACGTGCGCGCTGAGCGTCGGCGCCGCCGAGGGCGCCGTGACCCTGGCGCGCGCGCAGCGCGACGAGGGCCTCGCCGCCCCGGACACCTCCGCGGAGGTCGCCGCCCGCGACGCGGCGCAGCGCGAGCTCACCGACGCCGAGGAGGCGCTGGGCCAGGCGCGGCAGGACGTGCTGACCCCGATGCCCGCCAGCGAGGTCGTCTACGTGTCCTCCTTCCCGCGCCGGGTCGACGGCGTCACCGCGCAGCGGGGCACCACCGTCACCGGTGCGGCCATGACGATCTCCGGGGCGACTCTGGAGATCGCGGCGAACCTCGCCCGCGCCGACGCCGACCTGCTCGCGGTCGACCAGGCGGCGGAGCTGCTCCTGGACGACACCCCGATCGCCGCGACCGTGGTCGAGATCGGGGCGCAGGCGCCAGCCCCGTCGTCGGGGTCGGAGGGCTCGTCCGAGGGTTCCGCCGGCAGCGAGGGCGGCGGTGGCGGAAGTGGCGGCGCGGACCCCGACCGGGTGCAGGTGGTCCTGGTGCCGGGCGAGCTGAGCGACCCCCAGCGCGACGCCCTGGCGGGCAGCAACGTGCGCATCCGCATCCCGGTCAGCTCCACCTCCGGCGAGGTGCTCGCGGTACCGATCGCGGCGCTGACCGCCGGCCCGGGCGGCGAGAGCCGCGTCGAGGTCCTGCGCGACGGCGCGGACGAGCCCGAGCTCGTCGTCGTCACCACCGGCCTCACCGCCTCCGGCATGGTGGAGGTCGTCACGAGCGAGCAGCCGCTGGAGGCCGGCGACCGCGTGGTCGTGGGGGCGGGGTGAGCACCGCGCCCGCCGCGCCGGCAGCCGTGACGCCTCCCGCGCAGGGGGCCCTCGCACCGGTCATCGAGCTGCGCGGGCTCACCCGGTCCTTCCCCGGCGACCCGCCCGTCGTGGCGCTGCACCCCACCGACCTGACGCTCCTGGAGGGCGACTACCTCTCGATCGTCGGACCCTCGGGGTCGGGCAAGTCGACGCTCCTGAACCTGCTGGGGCTGCTGGACCGGCCCACCGGCGGGGAGTACGTGCTCGACGGCGAGCTGACGCGGACCGCGGGCGAACGGCGCCGCACCGCCCTGCGGGCCGGTCGGATCGGCTTCGTGTTCCAGTCCTTCCACCTCCTGCCGCACCGCACCGTGCTGGAGAACGTCGTGCTGGCCACGGTCTACGCCGGCGTCCCGCGCGCCGAGCGCCACGACCGCGCCGTGGCCGCGCTCGAGCGCGTGCACCTCGGGCACCGGCTCGCCTTCCGCCCGACCACGCTCTCGGGCGGTGAGCGTCAGCGCGTGGCCGTGGCGCGCGCCGTCGTGACGAGCCCCCG is a window of Litorihabitans aurantiacus DNA encoding:
- the galK gene encoding galactokinase, with translation MTTPPTAATPPSWLPAWTLEQGRELVTTLFGATFDGAPAGTFSAPGRVNLIGEHTDYNGGLALPIALEHRTHVALRLREDSRVRLVSAQGDGVWEADLEAVAPGAVTGWGAYLAGVAWALRQAGHDVPGFEAAVDSCVPFGAGLSSSAALEASLAIGLDALLDLGLGADDAGRSALAAVCVRAENEIAGAATGGMDQAASLRARDGYALALDCLDGSVSHEPFVPAGCELLVIDTRAPHSLNDGQYASRRATCDAAAAALGVPTLRHWLDAAPDAASAVADAQARLDDDVARRRVRHVLTEIDRTRLAHEAMRAGDWSAFGTLMDASHESLRVDYEVTVPELDVAVGVAREAGALGARMTGGGFGGSAIALVPGGTSDAVAAAVVAAYAERGFAAPAFLTSRAAGPAA
- a CDS encoding DeoR/GlpR family DNA-binding transcription regulator, which translates into the protein MDTPLLADQRRAVIRDAVARAGAVRMADLVARLGVSEMTIRRDIAALAELGVLSRVHGGAVARTGSATEPAFTEKATRAGAQKTAIARAVADLVPAGTSLGLTAGTTTAAVATALTRLPHVATLSVLTNSPPAADILFAQPHAPTLVVTGGEPTPSAALVGPVAASVCSTFHLDTLVLGVSGMDAAAGLTSPTLAEADTLAAFLRASSRVVVAADSSKWGTTALRTIAGWDAVDVLVTDDGLPADALEHLRDVVDVRLATTPEGPR
- a CDS encoding ABC transporter ATP-binding protein, encoding MSTAPAAPAAVTPPAQGALAPVIELRGLTRSFPGDPPVVALHPTDLTLLEGDYLSIVGPSGSGKSTLLNLLGLLDRPTGGEYVLDGELTRTAGERRRTALRAGRIGFVFQSFHLLPHRTVLENVVLATVYAGVPRAERHDRAVAALERVHLGHRLAFRPTTLSGGERQRVAVARAVVTSPRLLLADEPTGNLDQSTSGEVLDLFDELHADGLTLAVITHDDDVAARAQRSVRITDGVLEVLR